TGCGCAAAATTGTCGCTTTGCGGCATAGCAATCTCGCCGCCAGATATAGCGAGCAGGCACGGTAGGTGAAAGGGCAGGGGAAAACGGTGCATATCGAGGCGCTGCACGGGGCAATGCCGAAACAATGCCGCAGACGGCGTTGAACCTAAATTGAGGAATTGCCCGGCATGTCAGCGCCGCCGGGCAAATACTACTTTAGCTTGGGATAATATTTTCCGCTTTCAGGCGATCAAACAGCGCGGTGAAGGAATCCAGCGTGCTGCGATAACCGGTAAATCCGGCTTTGCGGCTCTTGCTCATGTCGGCGAAGGCTTCCATCGGGCGACCGAGATCGGCATCCGTGTGCCACCAGGAGGCCAGCTTACCGATGTCTGGTTCTGCCAGTTGATACTTGTCCGCGATCTCTGTCCACGCGGCTTGCGCCTCTTGCATGCGCCCTGCCAGCGGCATCATGCTCGCCGGGAAGGCGGCTGCTTCAATGCCGAAATAGGCCGCCAGCCGCGGCCATAACCAGTTCCAGCGAAACACATCGCCATTTACCGCGTTAAAATCTTCGTTCGCGCCGCCGTCGCTCACCGCCGCCCAGATCAGTTGTTCTGCCAGTAAACCGGCGTCGGTCACATCGGAGACACCATTCCACTGCTCAGGTGAACCTGGGAAGATAAACGGCCACCCTTTTTCGCGGCACAAGGTGGCGTAAACCGCCAGCGTCAACCCCATGTTCATGGCGTTGCCGAGCGCATAGCCGATGATGCTGTGCGGGCGATGTACGCTCCAGCGGTAACCGTATTTTTTCGCCCCGGCGAACACTTCGTCTTCCTGGGCATAGTAGAAGTTATCCACGTCCTGGCGGCCCTGCTCTTCGCGAAAAGGTGTGACCGGCACATTGCCTTTG
This genomic interval from Kosakonia sacchari SP1 contains the following:
- a CDS encoding SDR family oxidoreductase; this encodes MQKKALIVGISGVIGRALAEKLLADGWKVTGLSRGRGAVPAGCTSLTADLTDAAAVNEALKNEKPDALFFSVWARQENEKANIRVNGAMVKNVIEALGERLAGAHVALVTGMKHYLGPFEAYGKGNVPVTPFREEQGRQDVDNFYYAQEDEVFAGAKKYGYRWSVHRPHSIIGYALGNAMNMGLTLAVYATLCREKGWPFIFPGSPEQWNGVSDVTDAGLLAEQLIWAAVSDGGANEDFNAVNGDVFRWNWLWPRLAAYFGIEAAAFPASMMPLAGRMQEAQAAWTEIADKYQLAEPDIGKLASWWHTDADLGRPMEAFADMSKSRKAGFTGYRSTLDSFTALFDRLKAENIIPS